The Vitis vinifera cultivar Pinot Noir 40024 chromosome 18, ASM3070453v1 region ttctttgtttgtagACTAGAAATGGAATAAGAACCTCCCAAGGAAAGAGCTTCATGCTTTTCACAAAACACCCATGATTCCGGGTGAAAGAAAACCTTGACTTTGGTGGGATGGTGTGAGTATTATTTCCTTGTGGGTGCGTTCGGTTGCATAAGGTCCTCCCTATCAGGAATCAAGGGGCCCTATTTTTATTCTCGTGTTGGCTTTTGAAGGGCCACACCTCATATAATCACTTGATTTGCTAAAACTAATCGTATCGAAACATATATTAGTGCGATGAATGATTGTTTAAGAAGGATCAGATAGAAACCAACATATAAATCAAGGGTGTCACCTTTCCttcgtttatttatttttctgtttataAGGCAAATGAAGTTGTAAATATGGGTCATGTGCCCCATTGACGAGGGTGACCCTACCGGCATCTTCTTTTTGTATGGTCTTCAGATGGTGACATCTCTACTACCTAGCATATTAATATTCTTGCTTAGTTTGCAATTTTCTCCATCAAATGAAGAGTGGAGTTTGGAAGGAGGGGAGGAAGGGACTGAGCCCATATATAATTGGAGCAAGAAACCCTCGAAGAAGGGAAGCACACATTTCTCTCACACAAGTCTCCTTCCATGGAATTCCCGAAGCAAGCATCACTAGTCCGAAGCAAGTCCCCTTCATTTCAATACCCAACCTCTCATAATCAAACTCGGGGAGAGCAGATACTTCTGTCCTGTCACCCACAACACCCCCTAGCTCTACTCACCTCACCTGACCCTTTTACATGCATGGGCTGCAAGGAATACGGAGCAGGCACAAGGTTCACATGCCAACAGTGTAACCATCAGCTACACGAGTTCTGTGCCTTGGCTCCCACCACTCTCAAGAGCCATCCCCTCCACTGCCAGCACCCACTTGGATTCTGTTCTAAACCAGGTGAGTTAAAGTACATGTTCTCTTTAATTATCAcccttgtaatttttttataagaattatcATGTGTATGTTAACTAAAGTCTCCttctaatttgattttgatAACAATACCAActaccttttaattttttattttgattactAATAGCAGATCAGTGATAACCTGGCTTTCTAATATGAAATTTTCATCATAGTTAAAGGCGGAATTCTAGGGAAAAGGTGTGATATTTGCAACAAGCCAACGGCAGGGTATACATTTCGTTGCAGTGCATGCAGTTTCCAGATGCACCCTTGCTGTGCAATGCTTTCTACGGAAATGACCTTTCCGCTGGCTCATCCCCACCCCCTAACCCTGATGCCTGCAATGACATTATCAAGTGGTGAACCTGGTTTCAGCTGTGGTGAGTGCAAAAGAAAGAGGCCAGGGCGGGTGTATCGTTGCACAGCCACAGCATGTGATTACCATCTCCATGCAGTTTGTGCTAAGAACATGGTGAATGGGCTGCGTGCCAATGGCGTCACGTGCTTAGAAAAGCCTAGTATGCGGGGGACTTTCATAAAGATTGCATCCGTGGTTGTTATGGAGTTCATTGGAGGACTCATTGGGGGGCTTGGACAAGGTGTTGGGGATGTCCTGGGTCAAACTATGGCTGCAGGGAAGAGCGCTAGTGCAAGAAGATTGGAATGAAAAGAGCAAGTAGAAGTTGTTGCTCAGCTcttatgtatgtatgtatttatGTACTAGAAGCCTAAATTTGGAACTGTTAAATTCATAGCTGATGGGGTTTTGATTAGAGAAGTGCTTGCTGTGTGaagtatgtaaaaaaaaaaaaattatgctcaATGGTATTGTTTCAATTGTCATGCtctggaattattattatttatttttactaatgTATCGATCCTTCAATAAAATGCACTAAATTTGGAATATAGAAACCAATTAATTCATGACATTATATTCCAACGAAAAGCAGATGTCCAGGCCAGGCACTTTCCTGTTGGCCACATGctcaatttataaattaattaccaaaaagcCAACTCTAATCCAAGTTCATGGATGCCTCATGAAccttcttctttcatttttgcaAGATCTGCAACTGCAATAACATCTCTCGTTTGCCTCATTCACTACATGGGCTTTGAGAATTTGAAAGAGGCCATTTTGCTGCATTTGGCATCTTTCCAGTTAGGAGATCTGCTGGAACTCCTCCAAAACTACACACATTACTCTTTTCTGTCAGTTGGATTATCTGTGAATATTCAGGATCCAAATAACCCAATGTATCCTGAACTAATGTAGTTGTTTGAGAGACTTTTGCCGTCTACTTATCATCCAAAGATATCTTGGAAAATTCGGCATCTTAATGAATGATCAAAATTGACGCTGCAGAGAGGAGATAGGCTTGGGGAGggtatccttgagattgagtcATCCCATTTTTACTGTGAATGTGGTGGAAAAAGGTTCCACGGGGGAAGCAGAGGACTCTGTAATCTTTCCTAAAAGTTCAGTAGAACAAACAAAGCAGGTAACAGAAAATACTCCAATTAAACACAACTTTCATACCATATTGAGttaccaattttcttaaaagcctAGGTTGTTAAAGATATAGGCTCATAATGTATACCATATATCAACAAACTTAATATGGTTTGAATCCAAACCTCAGTGTGCCCAGAAAGGCGAGGCCACAAactataaaatgttttgtttcAAGATTTCAACCTCTCCAACTCCTTGGTGTGAGGGGATTCATTCCACTTTCAAATAAATTGAGGAGAGATTCTCGGAGGATTCATTCTTCACAAGACATAATTGTAGATACTAATTTCATACACAATACCATACAATATAAACATATAATAAGAACACACCACAAAAGGTTTAATACAACTTATGCCACAATCATGACTCAGGATAAACCATGACAGGAATACAGAAGGTGGTACCATAGCATGCATGATGCATGGATCATGATGCAGAGAGTGAGAGTAGGGTTCCCTTATTTCAGGCTAGGGAAAGATAATGACGCCAGAAACCTCTTGTGGTTGAATATCAAAGGCTGTCACGTAATGGGTATGGGAATGGGACTCATCCTTTTCGGAGGATCGGCCCTCTATTTCACTTAGTAAGCTCTGGGTCTCTTCCCCGGTTTCACTTTCACCGGCCAACAAATTCTCAGCTTCTCGTTGCATGCCCTTGAGCTCGTCTTCCACTTGTTGCATTGTTGGCCTTGCCACTCCACTCCCACTTAGACATCTCTTTGCAAGCTCAGCAACTCCTTCTATCTGCTTCCTTTCAGCTTCACCATTAATGCTAATGTTCAAAATGTCAGAGAGACGATTAGTTTCCACGGCGCAGAGAAAGTCATGAATGATATTCCTATTTGGATCATCCACAGACCTTCCACCAGGAGTTGGATTCCATCCCGTTAAAAGCTCCATGACGACAACGCCAAAGCTATAGACATCACTCTTGGCAGTTAAGTTTCCGGTTTGCATATACTCAGGATCCAAGTACCCCAATGTCCCtgctatttttgtgtttatggCAGTTTGATCCAGCGGAATCAGCACTGAAGTTCCAAAATCTGCTACCTTAGCAGCATGTTTGTTGTCTAGAAGTATGTTCGTGGATTTGACATCCCTATGAATGACAGGGGGATCAGCTAAAGAATGAAGATACTTGAGTGCTCCCGCAGTCTCGATAGCAATCCTCAGCCGGAGTTTCCATGAGCGAACGATTTCTGAATTCGGGTCATGGATATGTTGAAACAGTGTTCCATTAGACACAAATTCATAAACCAGCATTGTGACTGGAGTCTCTAGACATAGCCCCAAGAGCTTCACCACATTGACATGGTTGACCTGTGAAACAACGTCAATTTCATGTTGGAACTGCTCGTTTATTTGAATCTTGTCCGCTTCTACCGGCTTTTTCACAGCAACTTGGACGTCATCCGCTAAAATACCTTTGTAAACATGTCCAGAACCTCCTCGACCAAGCAGCCGACTGCGGTCGTAATTGTTGGTTGCTTTCTTCAATTCTGCCTCAGTAAAGAGCTTTATCCTCTGGCGCTTTAAGAGCAAACCcccatttttcttaaaatttttatgtctCGCCAGCTTCTTCCATTCAATGAAGATTAAAATACAAGCAACCACAGCAACAACAACCGCTCCAATAACTGTTCACACAAGCAACCAACATAGAATCatagatagatatatcatatacgAGAGAATTTGAACAGATGAAGGGTGCCATTTTCTAAGCCCCTGTTTTCAAGCAAAGCCCAgcttagaggaaaaaaaatctgcaGCCAAaatcatatttggtttttgttggACCAAAATTCACACAATTGTCGATTAAAGTTGGGGATTGAAATTTAATTCGAAATTTTAGccagacatttttttttaagaacgtCACAAGAGATTGAGCAGAGGAGAGAACCTGCGGCAAATGTGGTGACACGAAATCCTTGACAAGCCACTTTACCATTCCCATGCATTCCCAGTGGACAGCTGCAAGTGTAGTTCCCAGCTGTATTCTTGCAAGTACCTTGGCATGTGTAAGTTTTTGGATCTTCGCATTCATTGATATCTGCTTCAAAACAAAACACAGGAACAAGGGGCAAGGGAAAAAGAATCTTGAAATTATAATCCAACTTTAACTCCAATCAgaagaattttaggaattttaaaaacattaaaaattattatttatttaagtttcTTATGGTAATTGGGACTTTTGATCTAATATGAATTGGAATTTCAGTGAAAGTGTAAtttgtttattataaataattttgttattatgttaaaaatatatataatagaatgtaatgaaatattattttaccaaaaatattatcaatacaTAATTGAATGGTTTCCAACATATAGTATGAGAGTCAAAAGATCAAGAAATGCGCAGAATCATAAGAAAGTTGCAATATTATTGGTGAAACTATGATTATAAATAATAACTCAATTCATCCTCAATTCTCAAAATTCATAGGCAAGAATTTCCATAATTAGTGTATTTAGATACAGTCAATAGTTGTTACAATGAAGTGTCTAATTCAAAAGCATTCAATGCACTATCAAAAGAGTAGAAAAATTCATTGAAAGATTCTcgaaagaaagataaaaaaattactatatgcAATATTCCAAGTAATAGATGAATCcatatttgagaaaattttagaggcaaaaacaacaaaagagaCATAGGTTACTctacaaaaattatataaaagataatgatCATATTGAATGactaaaatttcaaacattaaGAGGTGAATTTGAGTCTATCTGCATGAATGATTTTAAATCGAtctcaaattattttgattggatACAAATCATTATAAACCAAATGTGAGTTAATGGTGAAAAACTTGATGATTAAAGaatagtaaagaaaattatatgatCTTTAAGTGCAAATTTCGACTATATTGTTATGTAGTGATTGAAGAGAATCCTCTAATGTTAGTTTGAATTAGGGGATGGTACAATAGCTCATTCCTTGATATTAgagattcttggtaattcttgatcctTAGTTATCTGAGGTTTTTGCTATTGTTATCTACCGTAAGACAAATCTACATAGAGTGGTAAAGGCCTAACTCTTAAacctaaaatcaattttcatactCATTCATCTATTTGGTATTTTAgcaatggaataaaatattaaaatttaggaTACAAACGCAATCTTGAGTTGTGGAACTCATGTTGATCTTATTTGACCCTACATTTTGAATACCTTAAGACTAATTAAAATTGATACCCTTGTTTTGCCTGAAACCCAATACCCAAAGTTGGATTGTGGAGCCCCCAATATTGAATCATTTGAATTAGAAATCAATCATTCTTTGACAATTTATTTATggtttattttattacattcaattttgttcaaatcaaatttttattttttccaattcaAGAATTTAACAAAAAACAGATTTTTAGACCTAGTTTGACAACTTCCATAGGTCAGTCCTTGAGGACGATACTCGGAGTACTATAAAAGTcatagtgactctttctctggTTTTTCTTAGGCAAAGTTGCTACGTAATTTAGGCTTGATATTTTGGACAACAAAGAATTGCAATTAGGAACTcatgaaaaatgatgaaatagaaCTTAAGTTTTGTATATCAGAAGATCaagttacaaatatttttataaagccACTAAAGACGGATGTATTCGAGAAGTTGAAGATAACACTCAGTGTGATTGACTTTGTAGCCCAGTTTAATGGAGATTGTTGAAAGTATGATcagtttattataaataaatttattactatgttaaaaaatatatataataaaaggtaataaaatattattttaacaaattatCAATAGCCAACTGTGTGGTTCCAACACGGATGATACACAAAATGAAGTATTTTTACACGAATAATGAGGGAAGGGAAAGGGGAAGGGAAAGGgtgtattaataatattattttcccaTACACCTTAataatatgtgtatatatatatatagaaatcaAAATTACTTACCCTGGCATCCGTTGGGCAGATAAGGGTTCCCTGCATAGCCTTGTTCGCAGGAGCAAAGATATCCAGAGCGAGTTGTGTTAGAGTCTTTGCATATAGATTTCTGGCCGCAGTCATGTCTGGAGCAGTTGCCTTTGATTACCCAGTCAAGCACCACAGGGGGATCCACAAAGATTCATCTTTGAAAGATGAAAAGAGTCGGTATCAACCAAAAATGCGTAGCTACACTTATTGAACCACAAAATCCTGCTGTGGTTCCCAGAGCTGCGAAGAGTAATGTTTAATGTATGAAGACCCGCGGGGATAGAGGTTTGGCAGCAACCTAAACCGGAGCAAGAATTAGATTGTGCAAAGTTGACGAGTTTATCACAAAAAGTACTACACCCACTCGCATACAGCTGCGCCTTAGGACCCATCACATAGGCCATGGTGTCGCAACCCAAAGCTGTGAATTTGTTGCGGGAGTCAGAGAATGTGAATGAGCTGTTTTCAACCAGTTCGATCGCCTGGTCGAAGTAATCAGCCAACCCGAGCTCGTTGTAGCAGTCATAAGCCGG contains the following coding sequences:
- the LOC100258099 gene encoding protein VACUOLELESS GAMETOPHYTES isoform X2; its protein translation is MEFPKQASLVRSKSPSFQYPTSHNQTRGEQILLSCHPQHPLALLTSPDPFTCMGCKEYGAGTRFTCQQCNHQLHEFCALAPTTLKSHPLHCQHPLGFCSKPGGILGKRCDICNKPTAGYTFRCSACSFQMHPCCAMLSTEMTFPLAHPHPLTLMPAMTLSSGEPGFSCGECKRKRPGRVYRCTATACDYHLHAVCAKNMVNGLRANGVTCLEKPSMRGTFIKIASVVVMEFIGGLIGGLGQGVGDVLGQTMAAGKSASARRLE
- the LOC100258099 gene encoding protein VACUOLELESS GAMETOPHYTES isoform X1, which codes for MEFPKQASLVRSKSPSFQYPTSHNQTRGEQILLSCHPQHPLALLTSPDPFTCMGCKEYGAGTRFTCQQCNHQLHEFCALAPTTLKSHPLHCQHPLGFCSKPVKGGILGKRCDICNKPTAGYTFRCSACSFQMHPCCAMLSTEMTFPLAHPHPLTLMPAMTLSSGEPGFSCGECKRKRPGRVYRCTATACDYHLHAVCAKNMVNGLRANGVTCLEKPSMRGTFIKIASVVVMEFIGGLIGGLGQGVGDVLGQTMAAGKSASARRLE
- the LOC100263237 gene encoding putative wall-associated receptor kinase-like 16, producing the protein MGVLRLVLWLATATAAATTESSSDEKCDWDKDFLLNCTATGLLLGANIPVVSVSVKEATLVVTIHPAYDCYNELGLADYFDQAIELVENSSFTFSDSRNKFTALGCDTMAYVMGPKAQLFVDPPVVLDWVIKGNCSRHDCGQKSICKDSNTTRSGYLCSCEQGYAGNPYLPNGCQDINECEDPKTYTCQGTCKNTAGNYTCSCPLGMHGNGKVACQGFRVTTFAAVIGAVVVAVVACILIFIEWKKLARHKNFKKNGGLLLKRQRIKLFTEAELKKATNNYDRSRLLGRGGSGHVYKGILADDVQVAVKKPVEADKIQINEQFQHEIDVVSQVNHVNVVKLLGLCLETPVTMLVYEFVSNGTLFQHIHDPNSEIVRSWKLRLRIAIETAGALKYLHSLADPPVIHRDVKSTNILLDNKHAAKVADFGTSVLIPLDQTAINTKIAGTLGYLDPEYMQTGNLTAKSDVYSFGVVVMELLTGWNPTPGGRSVDDPNRNIIHDFLCAVETNRLSDILNISINGEAERKQIEGVAELAKRCLSGSGVARPTMQQVEDELKGMQREAENLLAGESETGEETQSLLSEIEGRSSEKDESHSHTHYVTAFDIQPQEVSGVIIFP